A region of Pseudomonas marginalis DNA encodes the following proteins:
- a CDS encoding type II secretion system F family protein encodes MDALLDLFTLLVFVLVLLVFLAARSLNRRRRADEANRLRLERLKALFDSHEAPAARPSGALAEAESVLRELENPPLETLPVLGPAIARVWLNLRVLGWHSSLRTRVILLSLCSLMIAVLLGRETPMPLLFGSLFGLLAFFGIGNVLYRNALGKHLKELRLSLPQAIDAITRTARAGVPISNAFTLVAENIPGPLAVEFALIDNWLRLGVPLRQVMQDSTLRVPLNEYRFFAVILIINQEAGGRLGETLDRLSATLRERHELQLKIQAKTSEARASAKIVGALVPLSLGYMYLNSPKDFHFLLNDPTGNSVLFYAFGSVTLGLLITHMMVRRVL; translated from the coding sequence ATGGACGCCCTCCTCGACCTGTTTACCCTGCTGGTGTTTGTGCTGGTGCTGCTGGTTTTCCTGGCGGCGCGCAGCCTTAACCGCCGACGCCGTGCCGACGAGGCCAACCGCCTGCGCCTGGAACGCCTCAAGGCCTTGTTCGACAGCCACGAAGCCCCGGCAGCCAGGCCTTCCGGAGCATTGGCCGAGGCCGAAAGCGTGCTGCGCGAATTGGAAAATCCGCCCCTGGAAACCCTGCCAGTGCTTGGCCCGGCCATCGCACGGGTGTGGCTGAACCTGCGAGTGCTGGGTTGGCACAGCAGCTTGCGCACGCGCGTCATCCTGCTGAGTCTGTGCAGCCTGATGATCGCGGTGCTGCTGGGCCGTGAAACGCCGATGCCGCTGCTGTTCGGCAGTCTGTTCGGCTTGCTCGCTTTTTTTGGTATCGGCAACGTGCTGTACCGCAACGCATTGGGCAAGCACCTCAAGGAACTGCGCCTGAGCCTGCCCCAGGCCATTGACGCAATCACCCGCACCGCCCGCGCCGGAGTGCCGATCAGCAACGCCTTCACGCTGGTCGCGGAAAATATCCCCGGCCCCCTGGCGGTGGAATTTGCCCTGATCGACAACTGGCTACGCCTGGGTGTGCCACTGCGCCAAGTGATGCAGGATTCGACGTTACGTGTGCCGCTGAACGAGTACCGGTTTTTCGCGGTGATCCTGATCATCAACCAGGAAGCCGGTGGGCGCCTGGGCGAGACCCTGGATCGGCTGTCCGCCACCCTGCGCGAGCGCCACGAGTTGCAGCTGAAGATCCAGGCCAAGACCTCCGAAGCCCGTGCCTCGGCAAAGATTGTCGGCGCGCTGGTGCCGTTGTCCCTGGGCTACATGTACCTCAATTCGCCCAAGGATTTTCACTTCCTGCTTAACGATCCCACCGGCAACAGCGTGCTGTTCTATGCCTTCGGCAGCGTGACCCTGGGCCTGTTGATCACCCACATGATGGTGCGCAGAGTGCTATGA
- a CDS encoding CpaF family protein, whose translation MLIRQPKKPQARATPMPAAAPAPQEVRATSVQRSAASKAVDLTALAHRKLIRSQLYDQIDPLKAASLGRDKLRVQIETVIRRICDDNRLQLSRQEEESIGEEMLNEMVGIGPIQPLLADDSVNDILVNGAGQVFVERFGKLELSPITFIDEEHVFNTAQRIAAAVGRRIDESHPMVDARLADGSRVNVITYPLAIDGTTISIRKFMRRNMSLEILAERGAMSAQMAEVLQRAMLAKLNIIVSGGTGAGKTTLLNALSQKISDADRIITIEDAAELQLQQIHVVRLETRPVSAEGTGKVDQRDLVRNALRMRPDRIILGEVRGGESFDMLQAMNTGHDGSLCTVHSNTPRDAIMRMENMVMMASMQLPLEAIRRQIASAVNLIVQIERMRDGARRVVSITEICGMENDVIQTQELFGFKTTSVDAKGHLIGEFVASGQRPQFYTSHAHLFEGQC comes from the coding sequence ATGCTCATCCGTCAACCGAAGAAGCCCCAGGCCCGCGCAACACCTATGCCTGCCGCCGCCCCTGCCCCTCAGGAAGTGCGCGCCACCAGTGTGCAACGCAGCGCCGCCAGCAAAGCCGTGGACCTCACCGCCCTCGCCCACCGCAAGCTGATTCGCAGCCAGCTTTACGATCAGATCGACCCGCTCAAAGCCGCGAGCCTGGGCCGTGACAAACTACGGGTGCAGATAGAAACAGTGATCCGCCGCATCTGCGATGACAATCGCCTGCAGCTGTCGCGCCAGGAAGAAGAAAGCATCGGCGAAGAGATGCTCAACGAAATGGTCGGCATCGGTCCAATCCAACCGTTGCTCGCTGACGACTCGGTCAACGACATCCTGGTCAACGGTGCCGGCCAAGTGTTTGTCGAGCGATTCGGCAAGCTGGAACTGTCGCCCATCACCTTTATCGACGAAGAGCATGTGTTCAACACGGCCCAGCGCATCGCCGCCGCCGTCGGCCGGCGCATCGACGAAAGCCACCCGATGGTGGATGCACGCCTGGCCGATGGCAGCCGGGTCAACGTGATTACTTACCCGCTGGCCATCGACGGCACCACCATCTCCATTCGTAAATTCATGCGCCGCAACATGTCCCTGGAAATCCTCGCCGAGCGCGGCGCGATGTCGGCGCAGATGGCTGAGGTGCTGCAACGGGCGATGCTGGCCAAGCTCAATATCATCGTCTCGGGCGGCACCGGCGCGGGCAAGACCACCTTGCTCAACGCCCTGTCGCAGAAAATCAGCGATGCCGACCGCATCATCACCATCGAAGATGCCGCCGAACTGCAACTGCAGCAAATCCATGTGGTGCGCCTGGAAACCCGCCCGGTCAGCGCCGAAGGCACCGGCAAGGTCGACCAGCGCGACCTGGTGCGCAACGCCCTGCGGATGCGCCCCGACCGCATCATCCTCGGCGAAGTGCGTGGCGGTGAAAGCTTCGACATGCTCCAGGCGATGAACACCGGCCACGATGGGTCGCTGTGCACCGTGCACTCCAATACCCCGCGCGACGCGATCATGCGCATGGAAAACATGGTGATGATGGCGAGCATGCAACTGCCGCTGGAAGCGATCCGCCGCCAGATCGCCAGTGCGGTCAACCTGATCGTGCAGATCGAACGCATGCGCGACGGCGCGCGGCGCGTGGTGTCTATCACGGAAATCTGCGGCATGGAAAACGACGTGATCCAGACCCAGGAGCTGTTCGGCTTCAAGACCACCAGCGTCGATGCCAAGGGTCATCTGATCGGCGAGTTTGTCGCCAGCGGCCAGCGCCCGCAGTTCTATACCAGCCACGCCCATTTGTTTGAAGGGCAATGCTGA
- a CDS encoding AAA family ATPase — translation MNDSKTSGSLPDLLLFAANAEQARLYGEHLVRLGYADESARTGGVGAAIEWTRAHPVPALLLVDLDDEALPLHAINELSESCDPACQIIALGSRQDINLYRTLLHHGLFDYLIKPVPLDQLADTLTRATGSDQHLPARTGRTIAVTAASGGAGTSTVVSGLARLLSEHRHTHCAVVDFDRANGDQALLLGYEGEAGLTAVLASEEIDTRFLQRSMGQINERLFLLAQEANLHSAPTLDAEHLMNLGGNLCHMFNQVIWDLPAGRPSGALEVLDNAQTRIILTDLTVQDARHTLRLLREIGDESSGQHLLLVVNPTRNAGAGLIDRAQFEAFVGRRIDLVLPHVGNVLSQSLLRGPLSLAGVPAFENALLDLADLACGRQPAKRSGTPLSIITRLKHALGRPRTAA, via the coding sequence ATGAACGACTCGAAAACCTCGGGCAGCCTGCCGGACCTGCTGCTGTTTGCCGCCAACGCCGAGCAGGCGCGGCTCTACGGCGAACACCTTGTACGCCTCGGCTACGCGGACGAAAGCGCGCGTACCGGCGGCGTCGGTGCGGCCATCGAATGGACCCGCGCCCATCCGGTGCCAGCCCTGTTACTGGTCGACCTGGACGACGAAGCCCTGCCGCTGCACGCGATCAATGAGCTTAGCGAGAGCTGCGATCCGGCGTGCCAGATCATCGCCCTGGGCAGTCGCCAGGACATCAACCTGTACCGCACGTTGTTGCACCATGGTCTGTTCGACTACCTGATCAAACCCGTCCCGCTGGACCAGTTGGCCGACACCCTCACCCGCGCTACCGGCAGCGATCAGCACCTACCCGCGCGTACCGGCCGCACCATCGCGGTCACCGCCGCGAGTGGGGGGGCGGGCACCAGCACCGTAGTCAGCGGCCTGGCGCGCTTGCTCTCGGAGCACCGTCATACCCACTGCGCGGTGGTCGACTTCGACCGTGCCAACGGCGACCAGGCATTGCTGCTGGGCTATGAGGGCGAAGCCGGACTGACGGCCGTATTGGCCAGTGAAGAAATCGACACGCGCTTTTTGCAACGGTCCATGGGCCAGATCAACGAACGCCTGTTCCTGCTCGCCCAGGAAGCCAACCTGCATTCCGCTCCGACGCTGGATGCCGAGCACTTGATGAACCTGGGCGGCAACCTTTGCCATATGTTCAACCAGGTGATCTGGGACCTGCCCGCCGGGCGGCCCTCGGGGGCCCTGGAGGTACTGGACAACGCGCAGACGCGGATTATCCTCACCGACCTCACCGTACAGGACGCCCGCCACACCCTGCGCCTGCTGCGCGAAATCGGCGACGAGAGCAGCGGCCAGCACCTGCTGCTGGTGGTCAACCCGACACGGAATGCCGGTGCGGGCCTGATTGATCGGGCGCAATTCGAAGCCTTCGTGGGCCGGCGCATCGACCTGGTACTGCCCCATGTCGGCAATGTGCTGAGCCAAAGCCTGTTGCGCGGACCGCTGAGCCTGGCCGGCGTACCGGCGTTCGAAAACGCCCTGCTAGACCTCGCCGACCTCGCCTGCGGCCGCCAACCGGCCAAACGCTCGGGCACCCCATTGAGCATCATCACCCGCTTGAAGCACGCCCTTGGGCGCCCACGTACAGCGGCCTGA